The sequence GTGGTCACCGCGAGTCTCAGCCTCAGCGCGTTGGCCGCGATGATGCTGCTGCGAGCGCGCGCCGGATCTCCCGCAGCCCAAGCTGCTGCCGAGTGACGCTGGGACCGCTGGCGCGTAGCGAATGCTCCATCAAATGCGGATGTAGAACCGACTAAGTTTCCAAAGGATTCAGGACAATGATCTCCTGAGCGGGGATGACGATCTCCTCCGCTCAATCTGGCCCAAGCAGGTCGCGCGGCTCTCCCGAAAATCGGGAGCGCACTTCGGAACCGTACCACAACTATGCCGACTGCGAGCGGAAGCTCAGGCGTAGCCCTTCAGACAATCGAGACGCTTGCGCAGAAATGCCAGCACCATGATCTCGTCGGAAGTGAGCTTGGCGTGCTGGCGCTTGAACTTCTGCGCGATCTTGGCTTCGATCATCTTGACGAGGTCACCGGACATGTAGGCGTTCAGGACTTCCGGGTGCACGTAGCACTTGCGGCAGATTGCGGGCGTGTTGCCGCCTCGCAAGGCGGTGCGCTGCGCGTACTCTCGCAGGAGACTTGCCACACCGCGAGCATCGAGCGAAGGCATTCAGCCAGCCTCCCGGTCGGCGCTTTGCCGCGCACCCGGAGTAAGGCGACCGCCGGAGCGGTCACTTGGCCGGCGATCGAGAGAGCTCTCGAGCTTCTGGGCTGCGCGAAAGTCCTCAAGATGCTGGACATTGGGGCCGTAGGCAGCCTCCTTCTCGATTCCTTCGTAATTCAACTTGGTGGCCGCAGCGAACAGCGCCTGGCCGTCTCCTTCGTGGTGTTCGCTATGGAGGACGGGCTCCTTGAGGTCGTGCTCCTCGATCAGATCCTTGAGCAGCCTCTTCCGCTCGATTTGCGGCTCTTTCCGCAGATCTCTGCCGTCCAGCCAGAGCAGATCGAACGCAAAGAAAAGCAAGCGATCCTGATCGCCTCTGCCGAGATCCGCCTGTAGCTCTGAGAAGTTCGTGCGCCCATCATGGATGACGACGACCTCGCCGTCGACGATGGCCTGTCCTTCGATGTCGAAGGCTCCGGCGATCCTCGAGAACTTGTTGACCCAGTTGTAGCCGTTGCGCGTGTAGGCCCGCCGGTCGTCACCGTCGATCCGGAGCTGGATGCGGTAGCCATCGTATTTGACTTCGTGAATCCATAGAGATCCCGAAGGAGCCTTCATCTTCAGGGTCGCCAACTGGGGTTCGATGAACCCCGGCATTGTAGGGCCCTCGGTCTTTTCGGCCCGAGGCGCCTTTGTACGCTTTGCCACGCAACTCAACTCACAAAAAGCCCGCGTCCGGGTTGGGCCGACGGCGGGCAGTCTACCTACCTTAACAATGACGGCATGAGCTGGGGAATCTTCCCGCTGTTCTTCGCCTCGTTCGGCCTCCACGTCGATCGGATCGGCATTCTGAAGGCCGTCTATCCGGCCACCTGGGGCATCCTGCAGATCGCCACGGGCCCTCTTTCCGACCGTTGGGGCCGCAAGGGCTTGATCGTGGCCGGCATGTGGGTGCAGGCCGCGGGTCTATTCGTGACGGCTGCGACAAGCCATTTCGAATGGTGGCTTGTCGGCAGCCTGCTACTCGGGCTCGGCACCGCCATGGTGTACCCGAGCTTGATCGCCGCCGTCTCCGACGCCTCCCATCCGAGCTGGCGCGCACGCTCGCTGAGCGTCTACCGCTTCTGGCGCGATCTTGGATACGCGATCGGGGCGCTGTCGGCCGGCATCATCGCTGACCTGTTCGGTATGGCTTGGGCGATCGGAGCGATAGGTGCACTCACGTTCGTATCGGGGACGATCGTATTCGTCGTCATGAACGGCGGGCACGGAGCGCGACAATGAACGACACCTTTGCAGGACGCTGCCTCTGCGGGGCGGTGCGCTTCGAGGCGCGAGGCCGGCCGAAAGGAGTCTTCTGGTGTCACTGCGATAGCTGCCGCCGCCATTCCGGCGCCCCCGTCAGCGTGTTCGTCGGGTTCGAGAACGACGCTGTCACGGTGATCGAGGGCACCATCACCACGTTCAAGTCATCGCCAGGGACCACGCGCGGCTTCTGCTCCCGCTGCGGCTCGACGCTGACCTGCGCCACGGTGCATTTCCCGACGGAGACGCACTACCACGTCGGCGCCTTCGACCGGGCAGCGGAGCTGCGACCTGGCAAGCACTTTTTCGCCAATGAGCAACTGCCATGGCTGCGGCTCAACCACCCCCAGGAAGACAAGTGACGGCGACAATGCGGCAGATCTATCTCGACTACAACGCGAGCACACCGATCGACCCGGTCGTGGCGGAGGCGATGCGCCCCTTCCTGGACCATGCGTTCGGCAATCCGTCCAGCGGGCATTGGGCCAGCGCGCCGGCGAAGGCCGGGTTGGATCGGGCTCGCGGCCAGGTGGCCGCACTGCTCGGCGCGGCACCCGACGAGATCGTATTCACCAGCGGTGGCAGCGAAGCGAACAATCTGGCCATCAAGGGCACGTTCTTCGCGCCGAACCGCCGCGGGGCGCACATCATCACCTCGGCCATCGAACATCCCGCGATTCTCGCACCCTGCCGGTTTCTCGAGCGACTCGGCGGTTCGGTCACGTATCTCCCGGTAAACGGGACAGGCCTGGTCGATCCTGAGGATGTCCGCCGCGCAATTACTCCGCAGACCGCCCTGATCAGCATCATGCACGCGAACAACGAAGTCGGAACCGTCCAGCCGATCGCGGAAATCGGCGCGATTGCGCGGCAGCACGGAATCCCCTTCCACACCGATGCAGCCCAGTCGGTCGGAAAGATCGCCACCAAGGTGGACGAGCTCGGCGTCGACATGCTGACGATCGCCGGTCACAAGCTCTACGCCCCGAAGGGCGTTGGCGCGCTTTATCTTAGGCGAGGCACCGAGGTCGAGCCGGTGATCCACGGCGCCGGCCACGAATTTGGCCGCCGTGCCGGCACCGAGAGCGCTTTGCTCGCAGCGGGGCTCGGGGCGGCTTGTGCGATCGCCGCCGACCTCGCACCCGTGAGCCGCATTCAGACCCTGCGCGATCGCCTCTGGCAGGCGCTACAGGATAGCTTCGGCGATGGGGTCGCGCTCAACGGCCATCCCACGCATCGCTTGCCCAATACGCTCAACGTGTCGTTCGTCGACATGATCGGCGCGGACATCTTAAGCCGGTTGCGCGATGTGGCGGCATCGACGGGTTCGGCGTGCCATTCTGGGCAGATCGAGCTTTCGCCCGTTCTCGCGGCCATGGGCGTGCCCGAAAGGGTCGCAATGGGAGCGATCCGCTTTAGCCTGGGCAGGTACACTACGGTCGACGAGATCGACGAAGTGGTCACAGGTCTCGCCACTATCGCCGCCGTCTGATCGCTTCGGCTCAGTTGAGCCGTTTGGTCGCCAGCACAAGAGCGGGTTCGACGGCGCCATCCCCGACAACATCGACATCCATACCCGCATGTTCCAGCGCCGTCGATACATCCGCCAAGGCGGGAAAACGGTAGATTTCCGGCGGGAACGATGCGATAGCCTTCGGGTCAGCGTTCGTCCGGAACAGCAATCCTAACCGGCCGCCTGGCTTCAGCACACGTGCGATCTCGCGCAGCGACCTCCCGAGATCCTTCCAGAAATAGAGCACGTGCACGCACTGCGCCTTGTCGAAGGCATCATCGTGAAAAGGTAGCAGCTCCACGCCCGAAAGAACGACCTTCACGCGAGCGGCTTCGATCAGCGAACGGCTTCGTTGCGTCGCGATCTCGACCATCAGCTGGGAAGGATCCACCCCGCTGATGCGCCCCTGAGGAGCCCGCGCGGCCAATTCCGTCAAGCTGCGTCCATGACCGCATCCGATATCGAGGACATGGTCCGCCGTACCGATGCGGAGCGCATCCATCACGCGCAAATTCTCGCGCCACGTTTCGCGAGCCATGATGAAGGCAATGAGCCGGCCTAACAGGCCGCGCGCATCCTGAGCGTGCTCGGCAATGAACTGAGGACGACGCATTGTGAGTTCCTGCGCTTCAACAAGGCGGCCCCGAGGATGTCTCAAATCCGCGCGATCGGCTCGCCGAAACTGAACTGCGGCTCGCCGATTCCGAAATCGCTAAAAGAAATCATTGTGTTAGGGCCCCGAGCCAAGGGCGACCGTCGACATTATGCGGTGGTAGCTCGTCAGAGTCCTTCCACGAGCTCGCCATCCGTGTTGAGCGAGAGCGTCGCCATGCGATCTTGCCTGTCCTGGTGTCCTGGCCACGGATCGTGGCGGCGATTGGCTTACCTGAGATGTCATGCTCGCTCTGCATTCGCGAGGTCGGGGTGGATCTTTCGTGACCTCCGAACTGCACGTCGGGTCATATGACTTACTCGGCCGATCGTAGTCGCAACCTAGAACGACATCGGGCAATTCGGCTTCGAACAGGATTAGCTCCGGGAATTCGCTCGGACGGCCGTGCGCTTCCTAGGTTTCAGCAAGCTCACCTTTTTTTCGAATGCCTCCCGGCCCCCGACGACGCTCCCGTCGGCATCGACGCAGAAATAGAACTCCTTTCCGTAGCTATAGTAGGCCCAGCCATCGGTTGGCCCCTCGACGATCTCGTTCTCCGGCAGGCCGACCTTCATTTCGGTTACACCCCGCGCGCGCAGCACTCGGAATGCATCGTTCAGCGTGAACGCCATCTTCTTAATCCTTGCTCATTTGGCATAACCCGAATCGGGTCGATAAGGCACGTCGCGACGCGAATGGTTGCACGCTAAATCCTCGTCGAGAAGCGGGAGAAGGCGGTCAATTCCTGGACCCTCGGATCGGCATCGCGGAGATAGATCTCGGTCCGCAGAAACGCGATCTCGTCGGCGAACGCGGCCTCAGTAACGTCGATGTACCAGGACTTCGGTCGACCGTCGCTGCCGTCGTTCCAGCGATAGCCGCGGCGTTTCAACGAGTCCTTGAGTTCGAACGGCGACTGCTCCGCCCAGACCCGCAGGGTCTTCCGTCGTGCGGTCTCAAGCAGGAGCGCGAGCGCCGGCGATCCGGTCGTCGGCAGTTCGAAAGCGAGAACCTCCAGCAAAGCGTGGCAATCGTCGACTGCCCGGTGCGCCTGGTGGAAGTAGCCAGCTCCGTTCAGGAGATAGCCGAGCTGCGAGCCCGCGAAGCGATGTTTGCGCCAGTCGATCTCGCTCATGCTGCAGCCCCAGGCCTTGTGCTCGAGCACGGACCAGTAGCGTTCGGCGAATTTTCTGTCGAAGCCGCTGTTGTGCGCGATCGTGATGGCCGCGCTTTCGACGAAGGCTGTGACGGCGGCATCGTCAAATTTGTGTCCCGCGACCATTTCGTTAGTGATGCCCGTTAGTGCCGTCACTTCCGCGGAGATCGGCACACTCGGTTCGTTAAAGGCGGAGAACGTGTCTCTGACGCCGAGTATCCGCCCGTCGGCCGCGTAATCAAACTTGACCATCCCGAGCTCGATGATCTCGTCCTTGGCGCAATCGAGGCCGGTGGTCTCGGTGTCGAGAAGAATGCCGGTCCTGACCTCCAGTCCCGCAGTTGGGATGTAGGTCGGTCGGGCAACCAGGCGCCGCAGGACCCGGTAGTCGGGCGAGCGGCTCAAGGCTTCGGCCATGGTTGCCAGATCGGATGCGTCCTGAAACATCACTTCTCGAAAAGGTTGGCGGTTCGGACAATCCGGCGTGTCGCACAATACCGAGGCAGACGCCCCGAGGTATCGGAAAAAGACGCGATTCGGGGTCTTTTCGGGGGATGTCGGTATGATTGGGTCAGATTGCGGAGGCCCGGTCCGCGTTGCCGCAGCGGCTGCGAATGAGACACACTGTGAAACCATCCCGAACGCCCCTGGTCGCGCGACCACCCCAAGTTCAGGCAAAGCCGAGCCATGGTGAGCCGGCGGCCTGCTAGATCGCAAAGCATGTGTGGCGAGCCCGGGCACATGCCCCAGCCGTCCAGATCACCTTCGTCCCCGACGGTTCCCGCTGCGGCTGAAAGCCGGCACCCCGGCCCTCATGATTTTGATCATTTTACCGAGCTTGCGCCTCGCCCCGTGCCGTCGGCGAGCGGGATCGTTCGCTCACGCCATCAAGAGCTGAACGACGGTGCCGTGAACTCCCGTGGCGCCGGCGCGAGCCAATGTGGCGTCTGCGGCGGTCTCAGCGTATCGACCTTCAGGGTGTTCACGCCCGCATTCCACGTCATCCATGGCATCGACTCGAGATGGGGAATCGGCGGGAGCGCGATCTTCCTTTCGAAGGCGTCGGCCGAACCAGGTTTGCCCGGCATACGATCCGTTCCCCAGGCCGCCAGCGACGGCAGCATGAGTAGCGCAGTCATGGACGCCGTGAGTATCCGCCGCACCAGGCGTTGCGCGGGGACCATCTGGGATTTCTCTGCCCGAGCGGAGATGATGGTGTGATCGGCGATCATCTCATCCTCCTATCGTTCGAAAAAGACTGATCCAGGCGATCGTGGTGCAGCTCAGGGTGAACATCAGCCAGTGCACGGCCGCTGCTCCATCCGCCGCTCCATTCCTACGCAGCCTTCGCTGAAGATTTCTGCTCATCTGAAAGCTCCTATTGTCGATGTGTCCTTTCCTGGTTCGAGAGATAGTCCGTTGGCTTGTCCGCCAAGCTAGAAGTCCATCGGCGGCGCGGCCGGGGCTTCCGCCTTCTTCGGTTTCTCGGCGACGAGCGCCTCGGTGGTGATCAGGAGGGCGGCGATAGACGCGGCATCCTGCAAGGCCGTGCGAACCACCTTGGCCGGATCGATCACGCCGGCCCGCACCAGATCCTGGTACTCGCCGGTCGCCGCGTTGAAGCCCCAATTGTAGTCACTTTTCTCAATCAGCTTGCCGACCACCAGCGAGCCGTCTTCTCCGGCATTCTCGACGATCTGCCTGGCCGGCATCTGGATCGCGCGCCGCACGATATCGACGCCGGCTTTTTGGTCGGCGTTGGCGGTCTTGACGCGTTCAAGCGCTTTGAGCGCGCGCAATAGCGCCACCCCGCCGCCCGGCAGGATGCCTTCTTCCACAGCGGCGCGCGTCGCATGCATCGCGTCGTCAACGCGATCCTTGCGCTCCTTGACCTCGACTTCGGTGGCGCCGCCGACCCGGATCACGGCCACGCCGCCGGCGAGCTTGGCAAGCCGCTCCTGCAGCTTCTCGCGATCGTAATCCGAGGTCGTCTCCTCGATCTGCAGCTTGATCTGGGCGACGCGCGCCCCGATGTCCTTCTTGGCGCCGGCGCCGTTGACGATGGTAGTATTCTCCTTGTCGATTACCACCTTCTTGGCCCGCCCGAGCATGTTGAGCGTGACATTCTCGAGCTTGATGCCGAGATCTTCGGCGATCATTGTGCCACCGGTGAGGGTCGCGATGTCCTCCAGCATCGCCTTGCGGCGATCGCCGAAGCCCGGTGCCTTGACGGCTGCGATCTTCAGCCCTCCGCGCAGTTTGTTGACGACCAGCGTCGCCAGCGCCTCGCCTTCGATGTCCTCGGCGATGATCAGCAGTGGCTTGCCCGACTGCACCACCGACTCGAGCAGCGGCAGCATCGATTGCAGTGCGGACAGCTTCTTCTCATGGATCAGGATGTAGGGGTCTTCGAGCTCGGCTCGCATCTTTTCGGCATTGGTGACGAAATAGGGCGAGATGTAGCCGCGGTCGAATTGCATGCCCTCGACCACCTCCAACTCCGTATTGAGGCTCTTTGCCTCCTCCACTGTAATGACGCCTTCATTGCCGACTTTCTGCATGGCCTCTGCGAGGAAGCGGCCGATCTCGGTGTCGCCATTCGCCGAGATCGTAGCGACTTGGGCGATCTCGTCGTTCGCGGTGACCTTCTTGGCGTGCGATCGGAGATCATCGACGATCGCTTCGATCGCGAGGTCGATGCCGCGCTTGAGGTCCATCGGGTTCATGCCCGCAGCAACGGACTTCGCGCCTTCCTTGACGATCGATTGCGCCAGCACGGTCGCGGTCGTCGTGCCGTCGCCGGCGATGTCGCTGGTTTTTGACGCCACCTCGCGGACCATCTGCGCGCCCATGTTCTCAAACTTGTCTTCGAGCTCGATTTCCTTGGCGACCGTGACACCATCCTTGGTGATGCGCGGCGCGCCGAAGGATTTCTCGATCACGACGTTGCGGCCTTTCGGCCCGAGTGTCACCTTGACAGCGTTTGCCAGCGTATCGACGCCGCGCAGCATGCGGTCGCGAGCTTCCGTTGAGAATTTTACCTCCTTGGCAGCCATGTCGTTCTCTCCTTTCCCCTTCAATGACTGTCAGCGCTTCAAGCGGCCTTCTTCGACGCGGAGGTCTTCTCGACCACGCCCAGAAGGTCGCTCTCCTTCATGATAAGAAGTTCTTTGCCGTCGATCTTGACCTCCGTACCGGACCATTTGCCGAACAAGACCCGATCGCCAGGCTTCACGTCGAGCGGCACCAATTGGCCCTGTTCGTTACGGCCGCCCGGTCCGCAGGCGATAACCTCGCCTTCCTGCGGCTTTTCCTTCGCGGTGTCCGGAATGATGATGCCGCCGGCAGTCCTCTCCTCGGCATCGATGCGTCGCACCAGCACGCGATCATGCAATGGACGGAAATGCATGCACATCCTCCCTACAATTCAGCGATGTCATCAGAACCGGGGCCGTAACCGGCCCTCCGGCAAAATCGACTTAGGCGCGGCAAGAATGCCGTCAAGAGGGCTATCGAAAAATTTTCGCTACGCCGGCAGAAGTTTCCGCGACAAAGTTTGAGGCACGCTTGGGGGCAGCCACTCCAGAGGGGCGGCGGCGGCGCTTGCCGGCTTCCGCAACTCCGCAGGTCCGTCCCTTCAATTTACGCGGCCGAGGGCGGCGCTTCTGAGGCCGTGTAAGTGGAGGGCGGCCGAACGCGCAGCGAGTGCCGATGACCGGAGCTGGGCGTCGGAAGCCCGCGAAGCATCCTCTGGTAGATCCGGCCGTACTCCGCCGCCATGCGGACGGAGGAGAAACGTTCCTCGAACCGGGCACGGACGCCCCTGCGGTCGAGTTGCAGCAATCCGGGAATGGCCGGCACTGCCTCATCGACGTCGGACACGATGCGTCCGGTCAGTCCGTCCTCGACGATTTCCGGGACCGATCCGCAGCGGAAGGCAAGCACCGGCGTGCCACAGGCCATGGCTTCGATCATGACCAGGCCGAAGGGCTCCGGCCAGTCGATCGGAAAAAGCAGCGCTGCCGCTTCGCCGAGAAATTCGCTCTTCGCGTTCTCATTGATCTCGCCGATGAACTCAATTCCCGGCTCGTCCAGCATCGGGGCGATGACACCGCGGAAATAGGCGTCGTCGGCCTTGTCGACCTTCGCAGCTATCTTGAGAGGAAGGCCGGCCGCCCGCGCGATTGCGATGGCGTGGTCGGGACGTTTCTCCGGTGAGATCCGGCCGAGAAACGCCAGATAGCCGCCTTTCGGATTGTAGCTCGGAATGTGCAGATCGAGCGGAAGGCCATGATAGACCGTCGCCACGAAGTTCGCCCCTGGAAGCGGCGATCGTTGCGCATTCGAAATTGAAACCAGCGGCATGTCCGCAAACCGGCGGTAGAACGGCATATGATCCGGAAGATCCTGCCTGCCGTGCAGCGTGGTCAGTGTCCTGCCGCGTTCCGATCGGAACAGCGGAAAATGCAGATAGTCGGAGTGGAAGTGGAGAATGTCGAACTCGTCGGCGCGCTCGCGCACCTTGTCGAGCATGATCATCTGGTGCGGGAGAGCGTCGCGGACGTCGGGGTCGAGGCGCAGCGCGCGAGGCGTGCAGGGAACGAGCTCGGCGGAGGTGATTGAATCCTCGCTCGCGAACAGCGTCACTTGGTGGCCCTGTCGGACCAGCTCCTCGGTCAGCCAGGAAACGACCCGCTCCGTTCCCCCATAGAGCCGGGGCGGGACGCTCTCGAATAGCGGGGCAATCTGTGCAATCCTCATTTCTGACTCTCCGCAATAGCCGCTGCGCCGCACGGGGGCCTCCATCCGCGGGGAAAGCCAGGAGGCAATCCATCTAAGCGAGCCCGGAGTGCGGCCCTCATCTTTTGTAGTGCGCGAACCTCGATCTGGCGGACGCGCTCGCGTGACACGCCGAAAATGGCGGAGAGCTCCTCCAAGGTCTTCGGCTGTTCGGTCAGGAATCGCGCGCCGACGATATGGCGCTCGCGGGGAGTCAGGAGAGCGAGCGCGTCATGCAGCGCGCTCCTTACCTGATTGCTATCCTCCGCTTCCGATAGCAGCGTTTCCGGGTCTGGGGCCGGATCAATCAGCCAGTTCTGGATTTCCTCGGACCCGTCCTCCCGAGTCATGGGCAGGTTGAGCGAAGTGTCACCCCGGATCCTCCCGTTCATCTCGACGACCTCACGCGGAGCTACTTTCAGTTCGCCGGCGATATATTCGGCCTGCTGCGGCGACAGGTCGACGTCCTCGCTTGCAGAAATCCGGTTCTTGAGTTTTCGCAGGTTGAAGAACAGCTTCTTCTGGGCTGCAGTGGTGCCTATTTTCACCAGCGACCAGGACCTGAGAATGTATTCGTGGACCGCCGCCTTGATCCACCACATCGCATAGGTCGCGAGCCGAACGCCTTTCTCGGGCTGGAAGCGCTTCACCGCCACCATCAAGCCGACATTCGCCTCCGAGATCAGGTCGGCGACGGGAAGGCCATAGCCGCGATACCGCAGCGCGAGCTTGGCGGCCAACCGGAGGTGACTTGTGACCAAGCGATAGGCCGCTTCGCGATCGCCGTGCTCGCGCCAGCGGCGCGCGTACATGGCTTCATCGGCCGCACTCAGCAGCGGAAACTTGCGAATGGTGGCGAGGTAGCGGGAGAGCCCGCCATCCGAATGGATCGCGGGCAGATTCGATAGAACCGAAAGGGTGCTCACTCCAATTCCTCCTCAGAGCGAAGTGGGTTTCGAGCTACCGAGCATGGCTTGGGCCCGGAAACGGCGCCCGAGCGCGTCATGCCGGCGGCGTCCACAGAATGTCGAAGCCGGCGATTTGTTCCTTCGAGATTTTGAAAGCCAACCAACCAGATAGCGCGGAGCACGGGCCCTGCCGACCGGGGCGCTGGCGCGGAAGACGCAACTGGGCCCGCCCGGTATCGTGCGAGTTCGGCTTCTTGGCTATTGGGCCGGGCGTCAGAGCGGCATCGCGGCACGACGCCCGAAGTTCTCACGGCGTGACGGTAAAGCTTGTGCTGGCGTAGTCGTCTAGCTGTCCGCCGTAGGGAAGCCCCGCGCGGCGTCAAGAGGCGTCAAGAGGTGAGAGCTTCGTCATGGCGGCTCGCGCGGGTTGTTGCGCAGCGCCAAACGTGACCACCCGCGGCTGGCGTTGGTGCGATGCGCGCGGTCTCTCGAGGTCGGGCCAGGACGGCGGAAAAATGCAAATTTGTGCTCGGGTTCGGTCTTGAAGTCACCCCAGACCCTTCTAGTTCTTGTGGTGCCAAATGTGAGGCGCCGGATGCCGTCAGGGTCCGGCCGAGACCGCCGGAAGTCCCGGCGTTGCCTCTATCCATGTTGCTCAAGGGAGGATGTGGTTATGAGAACTTTCGAAATGTCCCCGTTCTGGCGTTCGAGTGTCGGATTCGACCGCCTGTTCGACTTCGTCAGCAACACTCCGGACGACAGCGACGATTATCCGCTGTACGACATCGCGCGTACCGGCGAGAACCAGTACCAGATCACGCTGGCGCTGGCAGGCTTCAGCCCGGAAGAGATCACCATCACCGCCGAGCAATCGACGCTGACCGTCGAGGGCCGCGAGCCCAACAAGGGTAATCGCGACTACCTGTACCAGGGAATCTCCCTGCAGCCGTTCAGGCGCGTTTTTAACCTGGCGGACTATGTCCAGGTCAAGGATGCGACTTTCGAAAACGGCATGCTGACGATCACTCTAGTTCGGGAACTGCCGGAGGCGATGAAGGCGCGTCGCATCGCGATCGAAACCGCCAGCAACGACAACCAGGAAGTCGAACAGAAGCAGACAGCCTGACGGAGGCCCGTTCGAGGCTGTCGAACCGCCTGTGCGCGGCTTGGCCGCGCGCGGCGGAGCTCTGTCCAGTGAACATGAAGAACAGAAAGGAGGATAACTAATGGCACTACGCGATCTCATTCCGCGGAATAACGGCTCTCGAGAGGTGAGCCTGCACCGCAATGAAGCCAATCCGTTCCTCGCC is a genomic window of Bradyrhizobium sp. CB1717 containing:
- the rpoH gene encoding RNA polymerase sigma factor RpoH is translated as MSTLSVLSNLPAIHSDGGLSRYLATIRKFPLLSAADEAMYARRWREHGDREAAYRLVTSHLRLAAKLALRYRGYGLPVADLISEANVGLMVAVKRFQPEKGVRLATYAMWWIKAAVHEYILRSWSLVKIGTTAAQKKLFFNLRKLKNRISASEDVDLSPQQAEYIAGELKVAPREVVEMNGRIRGDTSLNLPMTREDGSEEIQNWLIDPAPDPETLLSEAEDSNQVRSALHDALALLTPRERHIVGARFLTEQPKTLEELSAIFGVSRERVRQIEVRALQKMRAALRARLDGLPPGFPRGWRPPCGAAAIAESQK
- the groL gene encoding chaperonin GroEL (60 kDa chaperone family; promotes refolding of misfolded polypeptides especially under stressful conditions; forms two stacked rings of heptamers to form a barrel-shaped 14mer; ends can be capped by GroES; misfolded proteins enter the barrel where they are refolded when GroES binds) is translated as MAAKEVKFSTEARDRMLRGVDTLANAVKVTLGPKGRNVVIEKSFGAPRITKDGVTVAKEIELEDKFENMGAQMVREVASKTSDIAGDGTTTATVLAQSIVKEGAKSVAAGMNPMDLKRGIDLAIEAIVDDLRSHAKKVTANDEIAQVATISANGDTEIGRFLAEAMQKVGNEGVITVEEAKSLNTELEVVEGMQFDRGYISPYFVTNAEKMRAELEDPYILIHEKKLSALQSMLPLLESVVQSGKPLLIIAEDIEGEALATLVVNKLRGGLKIAAVKAPGFGDRRKAMLEDIATLTGGTMIAEDLGIKLENVTLNMLGRAKKVVIDKENTTIVNGAGAKKDIGARVAQIKLQIEETTSDYDREKLQERLAKLAGGVAVIRVGGATEVEVKERKDRVDDAMHATRAAVEEGILPGGGVALLRALKALERVKTANADQKAGVDIVRRAIQMPARQIVENAGEDGSLVVGKLIEKSDYNWGFNAATGEYQDLVRAGVIDPAKVVRTALQDAASIAALLITTEALVAEKPKKAEAPAAPPMDF
- a CDS encoding GFA family protein encodes the protein MNDTFAGRCLCGAVRFEARGRPKGVFWCHCDSCRRHSGAPVSVFVGFENDAVTVIEGTITTFKSSPGTTRGFCSRCGSTLTCATVHFPTETHYHVGAFDRAAELRPGKHFFANEQLPWLRLNHPQEDK
- the groES gene encoding co-chaperone GroES, producing MHFRPLHDRVLVRRIDAEERTAGGIIIPDTAKEKPQEGEVIACGPGGRNEQGQLVPLDVKPGDRVLFGKWSGTEVKIDGKELLIMKESDLLGVVEKTSASKKAA
- a CDS encoding class I SAM-dependent methyltransferase — encoded protein: MRRPQFIAEHAQDARGLLGRLIAFIMARETWRENLRVMDALRIGTADHVLDIGCGHGRSLTELAARAPQGRISGVDPSQLMVEIATQRSRSLIEAARVKVVLSGVELLPFHDDAFDKAQCVHVLYFWKDLGRSLREIARVLKPGGRLGLLFRTNADPKAIASFPPEIYRFPALADVSTALEHAGMDVDVVGDGAVEPALVLATKRLN
- a CDS encoding cysteine desulfurase family protein: MRQIYLDYNASTPIDPVVAEAMRPFLDHAFGNPSSGHWASAPAKAGLDRARGQVAALLGAAPDEIVFTSGGSEANNLAIKGTFFAPNRRGAHIITSAIEHPAILAPCRFLERLGGSVTYLPVNGTGLVDPEDVRRAITPQTALISIMHANNEVGTVQPIAEIGAIARQHGIPFHTDAAQSVGKIATKVDELGVDMLTIAGHKLYAPKGVGALYLRRGTEVEPVIHGAGHEFGRRAGTESALLAAGLGAACAIAADLAPVSRIQTLRDRLWQALQDSFGDGVALNGHPTHRLPNTLNVSFVDMIGADILSRLRDVAASTGSACHSGQIELSPVLAAMGVPERVAMGAIRFSLGRYTTVDEIDEVVTGLATIAAV
- a CDS encoding 3'-5' exonuclease — protein: MFQDASDLATMAEALSRSPDYRVLRRLVARPTYIPTAGLEVRTGILLDTETTGLDCAKDEIIELGMVKFDYAADGRILGVRDTFSAFNEPSVPISAEVTALTGITNEMVAGHKFDDAAVTAFVESAAITIAHNSGFDRKFAERYWSVLEHKAWGCSMSEIDWRKHRFAGSQLGYLLNGAGYFHQAHRAVDDCHALLEVLAFELPTTGSPALALLLETARRKTLRVWAEQSPFELKDSLKRRGYRWNDGSDGRPKSWYIDVTEAAFADEIAFLRTEIYLRDADPRVQELTAFSRFSTRI
- a CDS encoding Hsp20 family protein; this encodes MRTFEMSPFWRSSVGFDRLFDFVSNTPDDSDDYPLYDIARTGENQYQITLALAGFSPEEITITAEQSTLTVEGREPNKGNRDYLYQGISLQPFRRVFNLADYVQVKDATFENGMLTITLVRELPEAMKARRIAIETASNDNQEVEQKQTA
- a CDS encoding glycosyltransferase family 4 protein, with the protein product MRIAQIAPLFESVPPRLYGGTERVVSWLTEELVRQGHQVTLFASEDSITSAELVPCTPRALRLDPDVRDALPHQMIMLDKVRERADEFDILHFHSDYLHFPLFRSERGRTLTTLHGRQDLPDHMPFYRRFADMPLVSISNAQRSPLPGANFVATVYHGLPLDLHIPSYNPKGGYLAFLGRISPEKRPDHAIAIARAAGLPLKIAAKVDKADDAYFRGVIAPMLDEPGIEFIGEINENAKSEFLGEAAALLFPIDWPEPFGLVMIEAMACGTPVLAFRCGSVPEIVEDGLTGRIVSDVDEAVPAIPGLLQLDRRGVRARFEERFSSVRMAAEYGRIYQRMLRGLPTPSSGHRHSLRVRPPSTYTASEAPPSAA